In a genomic window of Styela clava chromosome 11, kaStyClav1.hap1.2, whole genome shotgun sequence:
- the LOC120348027 gene encoding uncharacterized protein LOC120348027, with the protein MHANNQGFVFNPALPNVRPVIAPNMNHDAQYNAHQGQVNMAMNPGMMLLQQPNNADQWQHGNFDYTNPCWIAMYSYDANADDELSLQYGETVEVLSKDAGVSGDEGWWTGKVADKVGIFPSNYVSPNVTNIKQQKNVYKKLDEDDSPCEPMDISTEEIFSPEESLLKRIDFQDLQLNEIIGVGGFGKVYHGFWGNKEVAIKAAKVDPDEDIKSTIKNVVKEARLFSLLSHTNIISLEGVCLKQPNLCIVLEYAQGGAINRFLTRRKLPPQILVDWALQIAVGMNYLHNEADTHIIHRDLKSSNVLIKEQILPNDDLSNKTMKITDFGLAREMYKTTKMSAAGTYAWMAPEVIKSSTFSKASDVWSYGVLLWELLTGEQPYKGIDGLAVAYGVAVNKLTLPVPSTCPQPFKELLERCWNSNSHERPSFRTILTDLETIAESEFITVPTDSFQCMQDDWREEIQAMFNELRAKEKELRSREEELTRAAVQHKLQAEYLSKKQRELQEREVGIVERELKIAIHEAAQLKPPIPAKRHGRFKRNKLEKRGWISNPTNFEHKLSVQAEQESEKHKTILHEFLEKDSANNYLPTDPPRAIRLKTIQNPTEDESSNSFKRKTSATKTPDQVHIDDNSKYVTYQKSTSDSIFNGPSHIGELDQNDDNDITVRPKNLPIVPEKTNNKQGSYESDDFTPRPTPESSRENSLKRMNHSLRQMMIDIASILAAVALGKDIRSCAQIALPPNLMEEVPTSINPSVTKLGKSSSSTVMSSTTNITTTTVSNDRRTQMDVTGLKDENMHHEVMEKSLDSDPSSAVTHLSLSTDSIPALDYFAQNTDKTVRVSDNASLFQAVRQHSNLPHVACSAPTLTSNSYTNDKCVNAGFHAEEEDRGRVNYAAQLSHTSGDSGVAMSLDQPIHLPQDQQQHDRIRQISTNASEKKRSSWGPTEVGLSVMDTGMHTKRGHRRTPSDGRVPMPSLENAVRVLINQNAQERSATPDPDPEIYRLPAPTASSRRKSDQGAIHDPSLERPTTLAITPRPRPLHGSGARSLDSWGLSGKPHKHSPMGASPAPGVASIGGGSICGTSSISEEDSSTPTDGTLHVPGYGSQQQRGYNTPQTSSVVPYYNNSQFSHSMGFQLRPPRPTNPYHQPPMPYTSASYPMFRQAPDPHTTMSPGSSHFPNSRPLNTTVSVATAPLQPVPSSRPSVGRYPSRPSGMGDTPPRASPRLQHQSTSILDQNMGEEEDMHHPLMRYSPKKEHTPITSKNNEYNFKDFQNFLI; encoded by the exons ATGCATGCTAACAATCAAGGCTTTGTTTTCAACCCGGCCTTGCCAAATGTTCGACCAGTTATTGCGCCTAATATGAATCATGATGCCCAATATAATGCTCATCAGGGACAAGTGAATATGGCAATGAATCCTGGGATGATGCTCCTACAACAGCCCAACAATGCTGATCAATGGCAACATGGCAATTTTGATTATACTAACCCATGTTGGATTGCTATGTATAGCTATGATGCTAATGCAGATGATGAACTATCATTGCAGTATGGTGAAACTGTGGAAGTTTTATCCAAAGATGCAGGGGTGTCGGGTGATGAAGGATGGTGGACTGGCAAAGTTGCAGACAAAGTTGGAATATTTCCAAGTAACTACGTCAGTCCAAATGTGACCAATATCAAgcaacaaaaaaatgtttataaaaaacTAGATGAGGACGATTCTCCTTGCGAACCAATGGATATAAGTACAGAAGAAATATTTTCACCCGAAGAATCACTTTTAAAAAGGATAGATTTTCAGGATCTTCAATTAAATGAAATCATTGGCGTTGGTGGTTTCGGAAAAGTTTATCATGGATTTTGGGGCAACAAAGAAGTTGCGATAAAAGCTGCAAAAGTAGATCCTGATGAGGATATCAAAAGTACTATCAAAAATGTTGTTAAAGAGGCTCGCTTATTCTCACTCTTATCTCATACAAATATCATTTCTTTGGAAGGTGTTTGTTTGAAGCAACCTAATCTTTGTATTGTATTGGAATATGCACAAGGTGGTGCAATCAATAGATTTTTAACTCGTCGGAAACTCCCTCCACAAATTTTAGTTGATTGGGCTCTACAAATCGCTGTTGGAATGAACTATTTGCACAATGAAGCGGACACTCACATCATTCATAGAGATCTGAAGTCGAGTAACG ttCTTATCAAAGAGCAAATTTTGCCAAATGATGATTTATCGAACAAAACAATGAAGATTACGGACTTTGGTCTTGCCAGGGAAATGTACAAAACAACCAAAATGAGTGCAGCAGGAACCTATGCATGGATGGCTCCAGAAGTTATTAAATCTTCAACATTTTCTAAAGCTAGTGATGTTTGGAG CTACGGCGTTCTTCTTTGGGAATTATTGACGGGAGAGCAACCATATAAAGGAATAGATGGTCTCGCTGTGGCCTATGGCGTAGCAGTAAACAAATTAACATTGCCTGTCCCATCTACTTGCCCGCAACCATTTAAGGAATTACTAGAGA GGTGCTGGAATTCGAATTCACATGAACGTCCTTCGTTTCGTACAATTCTCACCGACCTTGAAACAATTGCAGAATCTGAGTTTATCACTGTGCCAACAGATTCATTCCAATGTATGCAGGATGATTGGAGAGAAGAAATTCAAGCAATGTTTAATGAACTAAGAGCAAAAGAGAAG gAATTACGGTCAAGAGAGGAAGAACTCACTCGAGCTGCAGTTCAACACAAACTACAGGCTGAGTATTTAAGTAAAAAGCAAAGAGAATTACAAGAACGAGAGGTTGGAATCGTAGAGAGAGAATTAAAAATTGCCATCCATGAAGCTGCCCAACTCAAACCACCAATCCCAGCCAAGAGGCATGGAAGATTTAAACGAAATAAATTGGAGAAAAGGGGATGGATTAGTAATCCAACAA attttgAACACAAGTTATCAGTACAAGCAGAACAAGAATctgaaaaacataaaacaatTCTTCACGAGTTTTTAGAAAAGGACAGTGCAAATAATTATCTGCCCACTGATCCACCAAGAGCCATCAGACTTAAAACTATTCAAA ATCCCACAGAAGACGAAAGTTCGAAttcatttaaaagaaaaacATCTGCTACTAAAACaccag ATCAAGTCCATATAGATGATAATTCCAAATATGTTACCTATCAAAAATCAACCTCAGATTCTATATTCAATGGACCTAGTCACATTG GTGAACTTGACCAAAACGATGACAACGACATAACAGTGCGACCAAAAAATCTTCCCATTGTTCCTGAAAAAACTAACAATAAACAAGGTAGTTATGAAAGCGATGACTTCACTCCTCGTCCAACACCTGAAAGCAGTCGTGAAAACAG TTTAAAGAGAATGAATCACAGTCTACGTCAGATGATGATTGATATTGCTTCAATCCTGGCTGCTGTCGCACTCGGTAAAGACATTCGTAGTTGCGCACAAATTGCTTTGCCACCTAACTTAATGGAAGAGGTTCCTACCTCCATAAATCCTAGTGTTACAAAACTTGGAAAATCATCTTCTAGTACAGTGATGTCGTCCACTACTAATATCACTACAACGACCGTTTCAAACGACCGTAGAACGCAGATGGATGTCACAGGACTAAAAGACGAGAATATGCATCATGAAGTCATGGAAAAATCTTTGGACAGTGACCCATCATCTGCTGTAACACATTTATCTTTATCAACAGACTCCATTCCAGCATTAGATTATTTTGCTCAAAATACAGATAAGACTGTTCGTGTATCAGACAATGCATCCCTATTTCAGGCTGTCAGACAGCATTCTAATTTGCCTCATGTTGCATGTAGCGCACCTACTCTAACTTCCAATTCATATACAAATGATAAATGTGTCAATGCCGGATTTCACGCTGAAGAAGAGGATCGTGGCAGAGTTAACTATGCTGCTCAGCTTTCTCATACATCAG GGGATAGCGGTGTTGCCATGTCTCTGGACCAACCAATACATTTACCGCAAGATCAGCAACAACATGATCGAATCAGACAAATATCGACAAATGCATCAGAAAAAAAGAGATCATCCTGGGGGCCAACGGAAGTTGGGCTATCGGTAATGGATACTGGCATGCACACAAAACGTGGACACAGAAGAACACCATCAGATGGTAGAGTTCCAATGCCATCATTAGAAAACGCTGTCCGTGTCTTGATTAATCAAAATGCACAAGAAAGAT CTGCAACCCCGGATCCTGATCCCGAAATCTACAGACTGCCTGCTCCCACTGCATCATCACGTAGAAAAAGCGACCAAGGTGCCATACATGATCCATCACTGGAACGTCCTACCACACTCGCCATTACACCTCGACCAAGACCATTGCACGGATCTGGAGCCAGAAGTTTAGACTCTTGGGGGTTGTCTGGGAAACCACACAAACATTCACCCATGGGTGCTTCTCCGGCTCCAGGGGTGGCATCTATAGGTGGTGGCAGTATTTGTGGCACATCATCAATAAGTGAGGAAGACTCGTCTACACCCACCGATGGTACTTTACATGTACCGGGGTATGGGTCACAGCAACAAAGAGGGTACAACACTCCACAAACATCATCTGTGGTACCTTACTATAATAATAGTCAGTTTTCACACAGCATGGGATTTCAACTGAGACCACCTCGACCAACAAACCCATATCACCAACCTCCAATGCCCTACACTTCTGCGTCATATCCAATGTTTAGGCAAGCACCTGACCCACACACTACAATGTCTCCGGGATCGTCCCACTTCCCAAATTCACGACCTCTAAACACCACTGTCTCTGTAGCAACTGCTCCTTTACAACCCGTTCCGTCATCACGTCCATCTGTGGGAAGGTATCCCAGTAGACCTAGCGGTATGGGGGACACTCCACCTCGTGCTTCTCCAAGGCTGCAGCATCAATCTACAAGCATACTCGATCAAAACATGGGTGAGGAGGAAGATATGCATCACCCACTCATGCGATACAGCCCAAAAAAAGAACACACTCCAATTACTTCAAAAAATAATGAGTATAATTTtaaagattttcaaaattttttgatctga